The genomic region GTCCGCCACCGTATAGGCGCGGATCAGGCAGTAATGGCTGCACGCCCCCAGCACGCCGAGCATGATCATCAGCGCCGCCCCCGTCAGGTCCGGCGTCACCCAGCCGAAGGGCAGCAGCAGCCCGCAGAGCACCGTACCGGCCATGCTGGTGTAGAAGAAGGTCGTCAGGGTGGAATCGCCGCCACGCAGCAGCCGGGTGACGATCTGGTAGAGCGCGTTGCACAGCGCGGCGGCCAACGGCAGCAGGATCGCCCATTGGAAGACGATGCTGGCCGGGCCGATGATGATCATCGCCCCGATGAAGCAGCCCAGCACGCCCAGACCGCGCCGCCAGCCCACTTTCTCCTTGAGCAGCGGAACGGAGAGGACGGTGACCAGGACCGGAGCCACGTTGGCGATGGCCGCCACGTCCACGAAGGGCAGCGTCTTGTAGGACACCGCCACCAGCAGTGTCAGCACCGCCAGCAGGGCGGAGCGGAGGATCTGGATCCCCGGACGCTTGGCGATCAAATGGCTGGGGGAACGCACCGCCACCACGGCGAAGGCGATGGCCAGATGCACCGCGAAGCGCGCCCAGGCGACCTCGGCGAAGGGATAGGTCTGCACCAGGACGCGCAGGGTCGCGTCCTGCGTCACGAACAGAAGCGTGGTCAGCAGCATCCAGGCGATGCCGGCCCGCCCGGAGGAGGCTGCGGACAGGGCCTTTTCGGTGGCGGTCATCGGGCGGCGCTCATGGGCGGGCGGTCCTTCCTGTGGCGCGCCGGTCCTCATCACGAACCGGCGCGCCACACCCTGCGCCCCTGGGGCCGGACGGTCAAATGCGATGCTGGTATATCAGTACGGACCTGCAGTTGCGGCCACGCCGGCCGTTGGAAAGGGGCCGGCGTGGCGCATATCCGTCAGTGCTTGTGCTGCGTGCCGCCGGCCTGCGGCCCGCCGGCACCGCCATGGGACGGGGCGGCGGACCCGGCGCTCTGCACGTCCACCTGGACGGTCACCGGCCCGGCCTTCTCGAAGGTCAGGGTCAGCGGGAACGCCTTCCCCGGAGCGAGCGGCTGCTTCAGGCCGAACAGCATGACGTGCAGGCCGCCGGGCTGTAGCGCGGTCGGCGAGCCGGGCGACACCTCGATGGCGTCGACCTGGCGCATCTTCATGACGCCGTTGTCCATCAGGTGGGTGTGCAGTTCCGCCTTGTCGGCGACGGGCGTGCTGGCCGACAGCAGGCGGTCGCTGTCTGGGCCGTGGGTGCTCAGCACCATGTAGGCCGAGCCGTTCGGGGCCGAGGGCGCCGTGGCGCGCGCCCAGGGATGTTCGATGTCGACCGGCCCGGCCTTGAAACCATGGGCCAGGACGGGGACGGCGGTCAGGGCGACCAGCGCGGCGAGAAGGAGGGCGTGCTTCTTCATGATGACGAAGTCCTGCAAGAAAGGGCGTATCGGACGATCAGTTGAAAAGGGCAGGACACATCATCGGCGGAGCACGGGCGTTCGGACGGAGGACGCTCCGGCGGCGGAGCTTGCGGGTTCGGAGGGGAAGCGCGCGCAGCGCCCCGTACAGGCGCGGCGGCGGAACGGTAACGTCCGCCGGGGTCAGCATCGCCGGAGGCGCGCAGCCGAGCTGGCAGCCCAGGCAATGCTCCAGATCGTGCTTGGGCTGACCGGGCGCGGCGGGCATCCGGTCCGATGCCCCGTCGGGTCCGCACATCGACGCCGCCCAGAAGGACTGCGCCAGACCGGCGGAGAGCATGGCGACCGCCTGCCCCGGGACCTGGACCAGGATCAGCAGAAGAACGGCGGCCAGCGTCGCGGCGAGCCGGGATCGCCAGCGGGACGAAGGCCGGCGGGACGGGCGCGGACGCACCGCAAGCGCGGCGCCGCCTTCCTCGCGATGCCCGCTCGCCCCGTCCCGCTCCCCGAAACGGAGAGGGGGGGCCGACGGCCGTGCTGACGTTGCCCCGTTCAAACCGGTTTCCATTCCACCCACAGGACGGATGACCGGTTGTAGGCGATGTGGATGGAGCTTGTCGAGTTGCCGCGGTCCACCCGCCCCGGTTTGCCCGCCGCCGCAACGTCAGGCCGAATCCCCGTCCAGCAGACAACGGACGGTGATCTGCAACGTGTCCACGCCGACCGGCTTGCTGAGCATCCGCGTGCCCGCTCCCAGGCTGTCCGCTTCGAGGGCGGCGTAATGGGCGTAGCCGGTCACGAACAGCACCCTCAGCCCGGGGCGAAGCTCCCGCGCGACATCCGCAAGATCCCGCCCGGTCATTCCGGGCAGCCCGACGTCGGTGATGAGAAGGTCGATCGCCGTGTCCGACTCCAGGATGCGGATCGCCGCCTCGGGTTCGGCGGCCTGCAGGACGTGGTATCCCTGCCCTTCCAGCGCCTCGACCCACAGCATCAGGACGAGGGCCTCGTCCTCGACCACCAGGATGGTTTCATCGTTGCGGGACGGGTCCTGCGACGGCGCGTCCACAGCGGGGGCCGAGCTGTCGGCGCCGTCCACACCGTCGTGCTGCGGCAGGTACAGGCTGACGGTGGTGCCCTGGCCGGGCTGCGACCGGATGGCCGCGTGCCCGCCCGATTGACGCGCAAAGCCGTAGAGCTGGCTCAGCCCGAGGCCGGTGCCCTGGCCGATCGGCTTCGTCGTGAAGAAGGGTTCGAACGCCCGCTCCAGCACGTCCGGCGGCATGCCGCTTCCGGTGTCGGTGATGCGGAGCAGGACGTAGCGGCCGGGAAGGATGTCCCCCTGCGCGTCCGAGATGGTCTCGTCCAGAACGGTGTTGCTCGTCTCGACGCGCAGGAGCCCGCCGTCCGGCATGGCGTCGCGGGCGTTGATGGCGAGGTTGAGCAGGGCGCTTTCGACCTGGTTGGCGTCCGCCCAGGTCCGCCAGAGCCCGTCGGACAGCACCGTCTCCACCCGGATCGACTCGCCGACGGATTGCTGGATCAGGCCGCTCATCGCGGTGGCCAGGGCGTTCAGGTCCAGGCTGCGCGGCGTCAGCGGCTGGCGCCGGGCGAAGGCCAAAAGGTGCCGGGTGAGCGCAGCGGCGCGGTCGCCCGCCGTGATGGACATGGCGACGTGCCGCAGCAGCGGTTCGTCGGCGGACAGCGCGCCCCGCAGCAGATGCAGGTTGCCGAGCATGACCTGCAGCAGGTTGTTGAAGTCGTGGGCGATCCCGCCGGTGAGCTGGCCGACCGCCTCCATCTTCTGGGCCTGCTGCAACGCCTCCTCGGCCTTCCGGCGCTCCCGCATCTCGGTCTGCAGGGACCGGGTGCGCTCCGCCACCCGGCCTTCCAACTCGTCGTTGGCCCGCTCGATGTCGGCCAGAAGCGTCCGCATGCGGTATTGGCGCAGGCGGGTCCGCGCCGCGGACTGCGCAGCGCTTTGCAGCGCTTCGGCGTGCAGGGGCGGGTCCAGCAGCGTGACGTTGCCGAGCCGCTGGAACTGTGCCCAGCGCGCCTTGCTGGCCGACCGGTTGCCGCGGGACGTGAGCACCAGAACTGGCAGGTCCGACCAGGGCGGCTGGGCCTCCAAACAGGCAACCAGAGGCTCCATCGCCGCCCCCAGCAACGCGCCCTCAGAGAGGATCAGAGCGGTGACGTCGTCCCTCGTCAGGCCGTCGCACAGGGCCGGCAGATCGGCGCAGAACTGCGTGGTCATGCCGACCTCGTCCAGCACGAGGCGGATAATTTCCGCGTCCCGGCCATACGGGGCGAGCACAAGGATCGGGGCGTCCATGCGCCGCGGTCAGCCCGTCTCGCTCCGCCCGCGCAACAACGGGTCCGCCGACCCGTCATAGCTGGGCACGCCGGTGAGCACCCCCTGGAACTCCAGAAGCTGCGGGCCGATCTGCATGCCGTCGGGAAACAGCCGAAATTCGCGGATCGCCAGCTCATGGACGCCGGTGCGCTTCTTGACCACCGAAATCGCCTTGCGCACCTGCCCCGCCGCCTCGAAGAAGCGCAGCAGGACCACGGTGTCGCTCATGAAGGACAGGTCCACGGGATTCTGGATGTCCCCGACGATGCCCTGCTGGGCCAGGATCAGAATGGTCACGACACCCTGGTTGTTCAGATAGGTCAGCAGCTCGTGCATCTGCAGGATGAGCGCCTTTTCCTCCGGCATGGTGCTGAGGTACGAATTGAGGCTGTCGATCACCACGACGCGCGCCTTCTGGTCCTCCACTTGGCGGCGGACCTGCCAGACGAACTGGCCCGGCGACAGGCGCGACGGGTTCGCGCGCTGCCAGCCCAGTTCGCCCTTGCGCACCGCCTCCTCGATGTCGATGCCGAGCGCGGTGCTGCGCAGCGACAGCGTTTCGAAGGATTCGTCGAAGGAGAAATAGGCGGCGTGCTCACCACGGCGCACCGCCGCCGCGACATATTGCAGGGCGATGGACGACTTGCCGACGCCCGACGGGCCGACGAGCATGGTCGTCGTGCCGCGCGTCAACCCGCCGCCCATCAGCTCGTCCAGTCCGCTCAGGCTGCTCGACACGGAGGTCGGCTCGAACTCCGCCTTGTGCTCGTCGGCGATCAGGCTCGGGAAGATCAGCACGTTGCCCGGCGTGATGGCGAAATCGTGCCAGCCGCTCTGGTATTCGGAGCCGCGCATCTTGGCGATCCGCAGGCGCCGCCGCGCCGCGCCGTAGGAACGCTCGATCTGCTCCAGGCTGACCACGCCGTGCATCAGACTGTGCAGCTCCATGGAACCGGTCTGGCTGGTCAGGTCGTCCAGCGCCAGCGTGGTGCACTGGCGCCCTTGCAGGAACTGCTTCAACGCCAGGATCTGCCGCCGGTAGCGGAGCTGGTCCTGGGCGAGCAGGCGCAGCTCCGACAGGGAATCGATCACCACGAGGTCCGGCTTCTCGGCCTCGATCCGCTCGGTGATCAGGCGCATGGTTTCGCCCAGCTCGACTTCCGACGGGTAGAGCACGCTCTGCTGGCGGTCGAGCTGCGCCTCCAGCGGGACCAGTTCAAAAATGCCGATGCCGTCCAGCGACCAGCCGTGGCTTTTGGCCGAGGCGCGCAACTCCGTCTCGGTTTCCGATAGGGTCACATACAGGCCCCGCTTGCCGTCGCGCAGGCCCTTCAGCAGGAATTGAAGCGCGATGGTCGTCTTGCCGGTTCCCGGCGCGCCCTCCAGAAGATGCAGCCGCGCGCGCGGCAGCCCCCCTCTCAGGACCATGTCGAATTCTGGAATTCCGGTCAGGATCTTGTCCGTCTTGGTCGGCTCCGACACCCAGGTCTCCTCTTGGTCTGGCCCGCTGGCTGCGCCTTGCGCCACACGCCGCCGTGATGGTGAACGGCCCGAACGCCTGGACGGACGGACGAACGCGCAGCCTCGGAGAACATCCGCGTCTGCAGGACGCGTCTCCGCCACCATCAACCCAATGCCGGTGCTCCTGTTCCTTTGTGCCTTTGGAATGCCAACCGTCGGGGATGCTTGCGCGCCACCGCGGGTTACCGCGATGTTGGGCGGCGGCCCGAACGACGCCTGGGCTCGACTGGCGCGACCTTTACCGGCCCGCCCCCAGCACGCGGCGGCGCTTGGGGTCCGGCCCCAGCGAACGGATGAAGGGCGGCAGCCCGCCGGCGGACCGCGTGTTGAAGGCCGCCTTCGGCGCGTCCTCGCTTGCCGTTGTCTCCAGCGCTTCCGCCTCCGCGGGAATGTCGACCTTGCGGAAGCCGCGGGCGATCCACAGGACGAGCGCGCCGGACAGCAGAAGAAGCAGCGGCGGGACGGCGGCGCGCAGGCCCCAGGGCCACAGAACCTCCGCCCGGCGCGCCCAGCGCTCCGCCCAGAAACGCTCGGCGATCCGCCGCACGCGCTCCTCGCCGAGGCCCGGCGGGGCGGCGAGGCTGGTGCCGTCGGGGAAGTCCGTCCGCGCCACGACCCCCCGCCTCACCCCATCCTCCACCACCCCCTCGTCGGCGGCGTAGTGCTGCGGCAGAAAGGCGTCCCTTGCGTCCGAATAGGCGTAGAGACCGGCGAAAGGATGGCGCCCCTGCAGGTCGGCGGCGGCAAAGGCGGCGATCACCGCCCCCCACAGCAGGGCGGCGGCCAGCCAGCCCCGCCACAGGCCCTTGCTCCAGTTCATGTCCCGTCTCCCTCTTGCCCAAGGAGGCTCTTCCCCAAGGAGCCGGAAAAACTAAAGACCCGGCCGGCGGGCAGCCAGGGTCAAAAACCGGCCTTTCGCAACCAGACCTTTTAGAATCAGGCCGCGGGCTTCAGCAATTCGCGCAGGATGTGCGGGGTGATCGGCTTGTGGACGAGGCGGAAGCCGGCGCCGCGGATTTCCGTGATGCGTTCGGGCGCCGTGTCGCCGGTCAGCACCACGGCGGGGATGCGCACGCCGCAGACGCCGTGGATGTCGCGGATCGCCTCCACCCCCGTCCGCCCCTCGCGCAGGCGGTAATCGGCGATGATGAGGTCCGGCAGCCGACCCAGCCCGTGCAGGACGTCCACCGCCTCCTCCGCCGACACGGCGGCCACCACCTCGTAGCCCCACTGCTCCAGCAGGGTGCGCAGGCTGAGCAGCACGATGGCCTCGTCGTCGATGACCACCACCAGCCCCTGCCCGTCGTCGTTGGCGCGGTCCGGCCCGTTGCGGCGCAGGATGGCGCGGGCGCGCACGCAGGGAAGTTCCACCGAGAAGACGCTGCCCCGTCCGGGCCGCGAGCGCAGGGCGATCGTGTGGCCGAGCAGCCCGGCCAGCCGCTTCACGATGGCGAGACCGAGACCCAGCCCCTTGGCCCGGTCGCGCTCCTGGTTGCCGATCTGGAAGAACTCCTCGAAGACGGCCTGCTGCAACTCCTCCGGAACGCCGACGCCGCTGTCGGCCACCTCGATGCGCAGCACGCCGTTGCCGCGCCGGCAGCCGACCACGACGCCGCCCCGCTCGGTGTAGCGCAGCGCGTTCTCGATCAGGTTGCGCAGGATACGCTCCAGCAGCATCGGGTCGGTGCGCGCCCACAGCGAGGTCGGCACGACCCGCAGCCGCAGCCCCTGCCCTTCCGCCTGCGGACCGTATTCCGCGGCCAGCCGGTCGAGCAGCGGTCCGACCGCGCATTCGGTGACGCTGGGCTCCACAGCCCCGGCGTCGAGCCGCGACACGTCGAGAAGTCCGTCGAGCAGGAGCTTCAGCGCGTCCAGCGAATGGCCCATGCTGGCCACCAGCTCGTGGCCGGGATGGCCGTGCAGCTTGTCGCCCAGCACCTGCGCGAAGAAATAGAGCGACTGCACGGGCTGGCGCAGGTCGTGGCTGGCCGCCGCCAGGAACTGGGTCTTCGCCCGCTCCGCCTTCTCGGCGCGGGTCTTCTCCCGCCGGGCCTCGTCCGCCGCGGCCAGGGCGCGCTCCATCGCCTGCTCCGCCGCCTCCTTGGCGGCAAGCAACGCCTCGGCCGCCGTCCGGCGGGCGGTGATGTCGCGCACAATGCCGGTGAAGCGCACCTCGCCGTCGGCCTTCCATTCGGCGACCGACAACTCCAACGGGAACACCGACCCGTCCTTGCGCTGGCCCGTCACCTCGCGCCCGATGCCGATGATCCGCCGCTCCCCCGTGCGGTGGTAGCGCTCCAGATAGCCGTCATGGGCGCTGCGGTCGGGATCGGGCATCAGCATGCTGACGTTGCGGCCGATCACCTCCTCCGCGGCGTAGCCGAAGATCCGTTCGGCGGCGCGGTTGAAGCTGTGCAGGGTGCCGGCCCGGTCGATGACCACGATGGCGTCGACCGCCGTGTCGACGATGGCGCGGTAACGGGCCTCCGCATGGGCCACGGATTCGCTGGCGCCGACCAGCGCGGCGCTGGCCTCGGCCAGGACGCGGTGCAACTCGTCGATCTCGCGCACCGGCACGCCGCCGTCGTAGCGGATGGCGCGCCCCTCCATCAGGCTGCCGCCGTGGGTGGCCAGTTCGCGGACGGGATGGGCGAGCCGCCGCGCGAAGATCCCCGCCGACGCCAGAGACACGGCCAGCAGAAACAGTCCCAACCCCAAGGCCAGCAACACTGTGCGGTTCAAGGGATTGAGCACGGCCTCCGTCGGCGTCGCGGCGACCAGGGTCCAGTCGGCGCGCTGCGAGCGGTGGAAGGCGCCGATGATCTCCACCCCGTCCAGCGTGGCGCCGCGGTAGTTGCCGGTCTCCGCCGTGCCACGCGCCGCCAGGAACCAGTCGGGCACCGCCCGCCCCAGATACTCCGCATGCTCGCGCGAGCGGGCGGCGATCCGGTCTTGGCCATCGATGATCGCGGCGATGAGGCCGGACCGGGTTTCGAAACCCTCCAGCAGATCGCTCCAGGTCTGCGGATCGACCACCGCCGACAGGACATAGCGCAGGCTGCCGTCGCGCAGCACCGGCACCATGACGGCGATTGTCGGGCGCACCGCCGCCGTCGCGGTGACCAGATCGGACACCGCCGGCTGGCGGGTCGCGGTCACCCGTTGCAGCGCGTCGCGCTGTGGCACATCCGGCAGCGGGACGCCGAGCCGGACCACCGTGTTGACGATCTGCCGCCCCGACGGGTCGATCAGCGCGATGTTCGTCCAGGAGGGGTGCTGAGTCAGCGCCAGCGTCGCCCGCTCATAGAAGCCGGCGGGATCGTCGGCCGCCAGAGCGTCCGTGCGGGACAGCGCCCGCAATGCCTCGATGGTCGCTTCCAACTCCCGGTCGACGATCAGGGCCAACGCCTCCGCCGTGTCGGACATGTTGTTCTCGACGGCGTCCCGCTGCTGCTGCACCAGCCAGCCGATGAGCATGCCGCCGAGCAGGAGCATCGGCACCAACGTCACGAGCACAAGCCTCAGCAGGTACCCGCGCAGAGTCATCGGTTTCTGACGGGACACCGTCTTCAGCGGCATGGATGGACAATCCGAAAGGTTCGCGGCACAAACAGATTATCGTATCTTGCTCCGCCCTTTCGTGCTTCGCCACCGGAATCTGAATCGATGGGATGAGACTGTTTATATAGGCGTTACCCTGTTGGAATAATGAAGGGCCTGCCAAGCTTTAGCTCCAGCTCTTCGGCGTGATCCACAGTCATTGGCATACTTGGCTTCTCGGACTGAACTTTTCGTACGCGGTCGTTTATTGAAAGGTACGTGCTCATATCCTTGACATACCGTGGTATGAGGATCATTGGCCGAACGATCCCTTATCAAGACCTTGGGAACGACCAGCCTCATCTGAGACCGGGGCGGCGCGGAAGCCAGGACCACTTGCGCATCGTCCGGAGTGACGGAGACCGGAGGGGAAACCGGTGCCGGGCGCGTCGTTGCCGTCGGCGTCGCCGGGGCGGCCAGGGCGGCAGCCTGCTGACGGCGGGCGGTTTCCGCCTCCTTCTCCTTCTGATGGCGGCGATGAGCAATCTCGCGGGCACGGAGTTGCTGTTCCTGGCGCAGGGCCATGGCCAGCCGGCGCAGGGCCGCCGTTCCGCTGGTCACCGATGCCTGACCGGCGGCGGCCCGAAAATCGCCGATCGTGGGGAAGCGCCGGTAGCCGGAGCGGAAGGAGGACCAGACGCCACGGAAACCGGCGATCCATTCCTCGGCGGGCCAGCCGGCCATTTCGAGAATGTCGGCCTCCAGCACATCGGCGTCCGGAAGCTCCAGGCCGAAGCGCACCGCCAGCTTCTCGATGCCGGTCAGCACATTCTCCACACCGATCGCCGGGCAGACACCCTCAAGAGCGGCTTCCACCCGCTCGGCCAGCGCCCCGATCTCCTCCGGCGCGCGATCCGCGATCTCGAAGCGCAGGTCGGCGCGCTCAAGCCGGGCGAGCGAGGCGATCGCGCAGGGCAGAGAGGACGCCGGCGTTGCGGGCAGCCACGCCATGTCCGGCGTCTGCGGGGCGGCGCTGACGGGAAGGCTCACGGGAAAGCTCGGCAGGCTGGCGGTCATTCTGGTCGCTCCGGTTGGAGGGGCGGCGGGAGGCGGTTGCAAAGGGGACGACGGTGCCTTCGGGCGTTTCGCCGGCTGGTGCCGCGGTGGGGGCGACCAGTTCGCGGGCCACCCATTTGCGCCAAGCGCCGGACGGGTCGGCCGGGCTGTAGCCGTTGCGGACGTTGGCCTTGCGGCACCAGGACACGAATTTGCGGGTCACCGTGGCGGGATCGACCTCCGGCCGGGTTTCCGCGGCCCAGGCCAGATCGGCGGCGTCCGGCTGCCAGTCCTCGGCCAGGGCATCCCGGTTCTTGATGCCCGGAAACCCAACCGATCCCCCCGCCCGGAAGGAGGAGGAGTTTTGAGAATCAGGATTCAGGGGATTCCCAGTCCTTAGGAGTCCGTCAGCCGGCTGACCGGTGGTGTCGACGGGCCGACCGGAAGAGTCGGTGTCCTGCGCCCCCACCAGCGCATAGACCATTCCGCGGAAGCCGCGTTCGCGGCGGGCTTCCACCAGGGACAGGTCCGGCGCTTGCAGCTTCGTCAGCACGGCGGACAGCCAGGGACGGCTCTTGCCGAGTTCGGCGGCCAGCTCGTCCTGGACCAGGCCGGCGCAGACACCGGCGGCGTCCGCCCGCGCGTAAAGGCCGGAGAGCACCGCGATCTCCGCGGCTCCCACGCCGGGCGCAGCGATCCATCGCCGGTACAAGGTCGTGTACGGGGTCATTGTCTTCCCATGATCCAGCGCTTCAATCCCGGCGGAAGACAAAGCGGGAGCGTCAGTGGAATCCGCGATTCCACTTGGTTTTCCGGACCTACCCTGGCATCATGAAGTCGCCAAACCGCTGATGCGGGGTCCGGTTCTCCCGGTCTTCCATCGGTTTTCGACACTTCGGTGTGCACGAGGGCACAGGTCGCCAAACCTGTGCCCTTTGTGTTTCCGGAGGTCGTGTCCTCCGCTACGTCATCGTCGCCTCCTTCGGCGTGTCGCGGCTGTTCGGAGCCGCCAGCTGAAAACCCTGGCCTAAAACCCTGGTCCAAAAGCTATCGGTTCGGGCTTTGGTGAGCCCGTTACGCAAGATGTTGTCGTGGCCCCAACAGGCTGTCCACGATTCAAATGCGTGCGTCGGAATCGCTCCGGTTGCGTCGATGCGGGGTGCTGGAGTCAGTGGAATCAAGGCGTTGAGCCCCCAGGAGCGGTGGCGGACCACGTCTGGGTGTCGCCGTTCTGCCGAGAAACCGGGCGGAAAACGTCGCCGTTCTGCCGAAAGATTCCGGCGCACGGAGGGAAGCGGCGGAGCGTCGGAGTCCGCCGGATGTCGCCGTTCTGCCGAATAATCTGGGCTGTGGCCCCTCGGTGACTCCGGGAATCGGCCGAGAATCGGACTCCGACTCGCGCAACC from Azospirillum baldaniorum harbors:
- a CDS encoding DMT family transporter, whose product is MTATEKALSAASSGRAGIAWMLLTTLLFVTQDATLRVLVQTYPFAEVAWARFAVHLAIAFAVVAVRSPSHLIAKRPGIQILRSALLAVLTLLVAVSYKTLPFVDVAAIANVAPVLVTVLSVPLLKEKVGWRRGLGVLGCFIGAMIIIGPASIVFQWAILLPLAAALCNALYQIVTRLLRGGDSTLTTFFYTSMAGTVLCGLLLPFGWVTPDLTGAALMIMLGVLGACSHYCLIRAYTVADAATVAPFGYTTLIWAVLYGLLVFGESPSASTLAGGLVIVASGIYIFHREQVRAREAAAKGA
- a CDS encoding copper chaperone PCu(A)C codes for the protein MKKHALLLAALVALTAVPVLAHGFKAGPVDIEHPWARATAPSAPNGSAYMVLSTHGPDSDRLLSASTPVADKAELHTHLMDNGVMKMRQVDAIEVSPGSPTALQPGGLHVMLFGLKQPLAPGKAFPLTLTFEKAGPVTVQVDVQSAGSAAPSHGGAGGPQAGGTQHKH
- a CDS encoding DUF2946 family protein produces the protein MRPRPSRRPSSRWRSRLAATLAAVLLLILVQVPGQAVAMLSAGLAQSFWAASMCGPDGASDRMPAAPGQPKHDLEHCLGCQLGCAPPAMLTPADVTVPPPRLYGALRALPLRTRKLRRRSVLRPNARAPPMMCPALFN
- a CDS encoding ATP-binding protein → MDAPILVLAPYGRDAEIIRLVLDEVGMTTQFCADLPALCDGLTRDDVTALILSEGALLGAAMEPLVACLEAQPPWSDLPVLVLTSRGNRSASKARWAQFQRLGNVTLLDPPLHAEALQSAAQSAARTRLRQYRMRTLLADIERANDELEGRVAERTRSLQTEMRERRKAEEALQQAQKMEAVGQLTGGIAHDFNNLLQVMLGNLHLLRGALSADEPLLRHVAMSITAGDRAAALTRHLLAFARRQPLTPRSLDLNALATAMSGLIQQSVGESIRVETVLSDGLWRTWADANQVESALLNLAINARDAMPDGGLLRVETSNTVLDETISDAQGDILPGRYVLLRITDTGSGMPPDVLERAFEPFFTTKPIGQGTGLGLSQLYGFARQSGGHAAIRSQPGQGTTVSLYLPQHDGVDGADSSAPAVDAPSQDPSRNDETILVVEDEALVLMLWVEALEGQGYHVLQAAEPEAAIRILESDTAIDLLITDVGLPGMTGRDLADVARELRPGLRVLFVTGYAHYAALEADSLGAGTRMLSKPVGVDTLQITVRCLLDGDSA
- a CDS encoding ATPase domain-containing protein: MSEPTKTDKILTGIPEFDMVLRGGLPRARLHLLEGAPGTGKTTIALQFLLKGLRDGKRGLYVTLSETETELRASAKSHGWSLDGIGIFELVPLEAQLDRQQSVLYPSEVELGETMRLITERIEAEKPDLVVIDSLSELRLLAQDQLRYRRQILALKQFLQGRQCTTLALDDLTSQTGSMELHSLMHGVVSLEQIERSYGAARRRLRIAKMRGSEYQSGWHDFAITPGNVLIFPSLIADEHKAEFEPTSVSSSLSGLDELMGGGLTRGTTTMLVGPSGVGKSSIALQYVAAAVRRGEHAAYFSFDESFETLSLRSTALGIDIEEAVRKGELGWQRANPSRLSPGQFVWQVRRQVEDQKARVVVIDSLNSYLSTMPEEKALILQMHELLTYLNNQGVVTILILAQQGIVGDIQNPVDLSFMSDTVVLLRFFEAAGQVRKAISVVKKRTGVHELAIREFRLFPDGMQIGPQLLEFQGVLTGVPSYDGSADPLLRGRSETG
- a CDS encoding PAS domain S-box protein codes for the protein MPLKTVSRQKPMTLRGYLLRLVLVTLVPMLLLGGMLIGWLVQQQRDAVENNMSDTAEALALIVDRELEATIEALRALSRTDALAADDPAGFYERATLALTQHPSWTNIALIDPSGRQIVNTVVRLGVPLPDVPQRDALQRVTATRQPAVSDLVTATAAVRPTIAVMVPVLRDGSLRYVLSAVVDPQTWSDLLEGFETRSGLIAAIIDGQDRIAARSREHAEYLGRAVPDWFLAARGTAETGNYRGATLDGVEIIGAFHRSQRADWTLVAATPTEAVLNPLNRTVLLALGLGLFLLAVSLASAGIFARRLAHPVRELATHGGSLMEGRAIRYDGGVPVREIDELHRVLAEASAALVGASESVAHAEARYRAIVDTAVDAIVVIDRAGTLHSFNRAAERIFGYAAEEVIGRNVSMLMPDPDRSAHDGYLERYHRTGERRIIGIGREVTGQRKDGSVFPLELSVAEWKADGEVRFTGIVRDITARRTAAEALLAAKEAAEQAMERALAAADEARREKTRAEKAERAKTQFLAAASHDLRQPVQSLYFFAQVLGDKLHGHPGHELVASMGHSLDALKLLLDGLLDVSRLDAGAVEPSVTECAVGPLLDRLAAEYGPQAEGQGLRLRVVPTSLWARTDPMLLERILRNLIENALRYTERGGVVVGCRRGNGVLRIEVADSGVGVPEELQQAVFEEFFQIGNQERDRAKGLGLGLAIVKRLAGLLGHTIALRSRPGRGSVFSVELPCVRARAILRRNGPDRANDDGQGLVVVIDDEAIVLLSLRTLLEQWGYEVVAAVSAEEAVDVLHGLGRLPDLIIADYRLREGRTGVEAIRDIHGVCGVRIPAVVLTGDTAPERITEIRGAGFRLVHKPITPHILRELLKPAA